In Pseudoduganella albidiflava, a single window of DNA contains:
- a CDS encoding SDR family NAD(P)-dependent oxidoreductase — translation MAGNTNQDQRPPFEYATYPDLKNKRVVVTGGGTGIGAGIVDAYVKQGSQVVFLDIADEPSQQLAASYPGAAHQPRYIHCDMTNIEELKKTFADIERDIGGVDILINNAANDHRHAVADVTPQYWDDSLAVNLRHQFFCAQAVAPGMKKNGGGVILNFGSISWYLALPQLTLYMTAKAAIEGLTRGLARDLGNDGIRVNTVIPGSVKTPKQMALWYTPEGEAQIMASQLLKERIEPEDVAALTLFLSSNQASRCTGRDYFVDAGWYGDGK, via the coding sequence ATGGCTGGCAACACGAACCAAGATCAACGGCCACCGTTTGAATATGCGACCTATCCTGACCTGAAGAACAAGCGTGTCGTCGTCACCGGCGGCGGCACCGGCATCGGCGCGGGAATCGTCGATGCGTACGTCAAGCAAGGCTCGCAGGTGGTGTTCCTGGACATCGCCGACGAACCGTCGCAGCAGCTGGCCGCCAGCTACCCTGGCGCGGCGCACCAGCCGCGCTACATCCACTGCGACATGACGAATATTGAAGAGCTGAAGAAAACGTTTGCAGACATCGAGCGCGATATCGGCGGCGTCGACATCCTGATCAACAATGCGGCCAACGACCACCGCCACGCCGTGGCCGACGTCACGCCGCAGTACTGGGACGACAGCCTGGCCGTCAACCTGCGCCACCAGTTCTTCTGCGCGCAGGCCGTGGCGCCGGGCATGAAGAAGAATGGCGGCGGCGTGATCCTGAACTTCGGTTCGATCTCGTGGTACCTGGCCCTGCCGCAACTGACCCTGTACATGACGGCCAAGGCGGCCATCGAAGGCTTGACGCGCGGCCTGGCCCGCGACCTGGGCAACGATGGCATCCGCGTCAATACCGTGATCCCCGGCTCGGTCAAGACCCCGAAGCAGATGGCGCTGTGGTACACGCCGGAAGGCGAAGCGCAGATCATGGCCTCGCAGCTGCTGAAGGAGCGCATCGAGCCGGAAGACGTGGCCGCACTGACGCTGTTCCTGTCGTCGAACCAGGCGTCGCGCTGCACCGGCCGCGACTACTTCGTCGATGCCGGCTGGTATGGAGACGGCAAGTGA
- a CDS encoding SMP-30/gluconolactonase/LRE family protein — translation MSTPTSTTPECIWPLEATLGEGPVWHPVEQMLYFVDIKQHKLHRCDAHGGQRQTWDMPGETGFALPAESGGFVCGLAGKLVHFDPATGTFAPITEFEADRPGNRLNDGHVAHDGALWFGSMDNAETAASGALYRYDGALRSGLTKHDDGIIITNGPAFSPDRKTFYHTDTFGKTVYAFDVTAEGTLANKRVFATIAEPGWPDGSAVDAAGNVWVAVFRGARVLRYSPAGELLETIAFPVPNITKIAFGGPDLKTAFATTATKGLTAEERAAAPLAGGVFAFPVDVPGLPQHMIGFVK, via the coding sequence GTGAGCACGCCGACCAGCACGACGCCCGAGTGCATCTGGCCGCTGGAAGCAACGCTGGGCGAAGGCCCGGTCTGGCATCCGGTCGAGCAGATGCTGTACTTCGTCGACATCAAGCAGCACAAGCTGCACCGCTGCGACGCGCACGGTGGACAGCGCCAGACGTGGGACATGCCGGGCGAGACCGGCTTTGCGCTGCCAGCCGAGAGCGGCGGCTTCGTCTGCGGCCTGGCGGGCAAGCTGGTGCACTTCGATCCGGCCACCGGCACGTTCGCGCCGATCACCGAATTCGAAGCGGACCGCCCGGGCAACCGCCTGAACGACGGCCACGTGGCGCATGACGGTGCCCTGTGGTTCGGTTCGATGGACAATGCCGAAACCGCGGCCAGCGGCGCCCTGTACCGCTATGACGGTGCGCTGCGCAGCGGGCTGACGAAGCACGACGACGGCATCATCATCACCAATGGCCCGGCGTTCTCGCCGGACCGCAAGACCTTCTACCACACCGATACCTTCGGCAAGACGGTGTACGCCTTCGACGTGACCGCCGAGGGTACGCTGGCCAACAAGCGCGTGTTCGCCACGATCGCCGAACCCGGCTGGCCCGATGGCAGCGCCGTCGACGCCGCCGGCAACGTGTGGGTCGCCGTGTTCCGCGGCGCCCGCGTGCTGCGCTATTCGCCGGCCGGCGAACTGCTGGAAACCATCGCCTTCCCGGTACCGAACATCACCAAGATCGCCTTCGGCGGTCCGGACCTGAAAACCGCCTTTGCCACGACCGCCACGAAAGGCCTCACGGCCGAGGAACGCGCCGCCGCCCCGCTCGCGGGTGGTGTATTCGCCTTCCCCGTCGACGTGCCCGGCCTGCCGCAGCACATGATTGGATTTGTAAAATGA
- a CDS encoding IlvD/Edd family dehydratase codes for MTRRYRSQDWFDNPDHIDMTALYLERFMNYGITPDELRSGKPIIGIAQSGSDISPCNRIHLDLAKRVRDGIRDAGGIPMEFPLHPIFENCRRPTAAIDRNLAYMGLVEILHGYPIDAVVLTTGCDKTTPSQLMAAATMDLPAIVLSGGPMLDGWLDGELVGSGAAIWKGRRRLAAGEIDNEKFLEIAAASAPSAGHCNTMGTASTMNAIAEALGMSLTGCSAIPAPYRERGQMAYETGRRIVALAEQDIRPSSILTREAFLDAIVTNAAIGGSTNAQQHIMAMARHAGVEIHTEDWMKYGHDVPLLLNMQPSGKYLGERFHRAGGVPAVMWELEQNGLLRSDRPTVTGKSMKDNLVGKETNDREMIWPFAAPLKEKAGFFVLSGNLFDFAIMKTSVISDEFRARYLSQPGNEGVFEARAIVFDGSDDYHKRINDPSLNIDEDCILVIRGAGPIGWPGSAEVVNMQPPDALIKRGVKNLPTLGDGRQSGTSDSPSILNASPESAVGGGLAWIRTGDTVRIDLNNGTANMLVDDAEIERRKGDGIPAFPASQTPWQQIYRSTVGQMQSGACMEMALEYRNLRDVVPRHNH; via the coding sequence ATGACCCGCCGTTACCGTTCCCAGGACTGGTTCGACAATCCGGACCACATCGACATGACCGCGCTCTACCTGGAGCGCTTCATGAATTACGGGATCACTCCCGACGAGCTGCGCAGCGGCAAGCCGATCATCGGCATCGCGCAGTCGGGCAGCGACATCAGCCCGTGCAACCGCATCCACCTGGATCTCGCCAAGCGGGTGCGCGACGGCATCCGCGACGCCGGCGGCATTCCGATGGAATTCCCGCTACACCCGATCTTCGAGAACTGCCGCCGCCCCACCGCCGCGATCGACCGCAACCTGGCCTACATGGGCCTGGTGGAGATCCTGCATGGCTATCCGATCGACGCGGTAGTGCTGACCACCGGCTGCGACAAGACCACGCCGTCGCAGCTGATGGCCGCGGCCACGATGGACCTGCCGGCGATCGTGCTGTCCGGCGGCCCGATGCTCGACGGCTGGCTCGATGGTGAGCTGGTCGGTTCCGGCGCGGCGATCTGGAAAGGCCGCCGCCGCCTGGCCGCCGGCGAGATCGACAACGAGAAATTCCTCGAGATCGCCGCCGCTTCCGCGCCGTCCGCCGGCCACTGCAACACGATGGGTACCGCGTCGACGATGAATGCCATCGCCGAGGCGCTGGGCATGTCGCTGACCGGCTGCTCGGCCATTCCGGCACCGTACCGCGAACGCGGCCAGATGGCCTACGAGACGGGCCGCCGCATCGTGGCGCTGGCCGAGCAGGACATCCGTCCGTCGTCGATCCTGACGCGTGAAGCGTTCCTCGATGCGATCGTCACCAACGCGGCGATCGGCGGTTCCACCAACGCGCAGCAGCACATCATGGCGATGGCGCGCCATGCCGGCGTGGAAATCCACACGGAAGACTGGATGAAGTACGGCCACGACGTGCCGCTGCTGCTGAACATGCAGCCTTCCGGCAAATACCTGGGCGAGCGCTTCCACCGCGCCGGCGGCGTGCCGGCCGTGATGTGGGAACTGGAACAGAACGGCCTGCTGCGCTCGGACCGCCCGACGGTCACCGGCAAGAGCATGAAGGACAACCTGGTCGGCAAGGAAACCAACGACCGCGAGATGATCTGGCCGTTCGCGGCGCCGCTGAAGGAAAAGGCGGGCTTCTTCGTCCTGTCGGGCAACCTGTTCGACTTCGCCATCATGAAGACCTCCGTGATCTCGGACGAGTTCCGCGCCCGCTACCTGAGCCAGCCCGGCAACGAAGGCGTGTTCGAAGCCCGCGCCATCGTCTTCGACGGCTCGGACGACTACCACAAGCGCATCAACGACCCTTCGCTGAACATCGACGAAGACTGCATCCTGGTCATTCGCGGCGCCGGCCCGATCGGCTGGCCCGGTTCGGCCGAAGTCGTCAACATGCAACCGCCCGATGCGCTGATCAAGCGCGGCGTGAAGAACCTGCCGACGCTGGGCGACGGCCGCCAGTCCGGCACCTCGGACAGCCCGTCGATCCTGAACGCTTCGCCGGAATCGGCGGTGGGCGGCGGCCTGGCGTGGATCCGCACCGGCGACACCGTGCGCATCGACCTGAACAACGGCACCGCCAACATGCTGGTCGACGATGCCGAGATCGAGCGGCGCAAGGGCGACGGCATCCCCGCCTTCCCGGCCAGCCAGACGCCATGGCAGCAGATTTACCGTTCGACGGTGGGCCAGATGCAAAGCGGCGCCTGCATGGAGATGGCGCTGGAGTACCGGAACCTGCGGGACGTCGTGCCGCGGCATAACCATTGA
- the xylF gene encoding D-xylose ABC transporter substrate-binding protein, with amino-acid sequence MKLKIAIASVLLALTSTAALADAKNPKIGFCIDDLRLERWTRDRDYFVKEAERLGAKVYVQSADASEQRQISQIENLISRGVDVLVIVPYNATVLNNAIREAKKAKIKVVSYDRLILNSDVDAYISFDNQKVGELQAEAIKAIKPKGNYYLLGGAPTDNNAKMLREGQLKVLQPLIDKGDIKVVGKQWVKDWSASEAMAIVENALTANNNKIDAIVASNDATAGGAIQALTSQKLQGKVPVSGQDADLAAVKRVIAGTQAMTVYKPLKLIATEAAKLSVQLVRNEKPGFNSQYNNGAKQVPTLLLKPIPLTKANVQVLADDGFYSKAQLSAN; translated from the coding sequence ATGAAGTTGAAGATCGCCATCGCGAGCGTGCTGCTCGCCCTCACCTCCACCGCCGCCCTGGCGGATGCGAAAAATCCGAAGATCGGCTTCTGCATCGACGACCTGCGCCTCGAGCGCTGGACGCGCGACCGCGATTACTTCGTCAAGGAAGCCGAGCGCCTGGGCGCCAAGGTCTACGTGCAGTCGGCCGATGCCAGCGAGCAGCGCCAGATCTCGCAGATCGAGAACCTGATCTCGCGCGGCGTGGACGTGCTCGTGATCGTGCCCTACAACGCCACGGTGCTGAACAACGCGATCCGCGAAGCCAAGAAGGCCAAGATCAAGGTGGTGTCGTACGACCGCCTGATCCTCAACTCCGACGTGGATGCCTACATCTCGTTCGACAACCAGAAGGTGGGCGAACTGCAGGCCGAGGCCATCAAGGCGATCAAGCCGAAGGGCAACTACTACCTGCTGGGTGGCGCGCCGACCGACAACAACGCCAAGATGCTGCGCGAAGGCCAGCTGAAGGTGCTGCAGCCGCTGATCGACAAGGGCGACATCAAGGTGGTCGGCAAGCAGTGGGTGAAGGACTGGAGCGCTTCCGAGGCGATGGCCATCGTCGAGAACGCGCTGACCGCCAACAACAACAAGATCGATGCCATCGTGGCCTCGAACGATGCCACGGCCGGCGGCGCGATCCAGGCGCTGACCTCGCAGAAGCTGCAGGGCAAGGTGCCGGTCTCGGGCCAGGATGCCGACCTCGCCGCGGTGAAGCGCGTGATCGCCGGCACGCAGGCCATGACGGTGTACAAGCCGCTGAAACTGATCGCCACCGAAGCGGCGAAGCTGTCCGTGCAGCTGGTGCGCAACGAGAAGCCCGGCTTCAACTCGCAGTACAACAACGGCGCCAAGCAGGTGCCCACGCTGCTGCTGAAACCCATCCCGCTGACCAAGGCCAACGTGCAGGTGCTGGCCGACGACGGCTTCTACTCGAAGGCCCAGCTGAGCGCCAACTGA
- the xylG gene encoding D-xylose ABC transporter ATP-binding protein: MSDYLLEMRGIVKQFDGVRALNGIDIKVKAGECVGLCGENGAGKSTLMKVLSGVYPHGTYDGGIYWDGAPLQATSIRETEAAGIVIIHQELMLVPELSVTENIFLGNEITLPGGRLDYDTMNRRANELLAELNIRDVNVVLPVKQYGGGHQQLIEIAKALNKNARLLILDEPSSSLTTSEIRILLDIIHQLKAKGVTCIYISHKLDEIAAICDTIVTIRDGQHIATTPMVDMSVEKIIAQMVGREMNQLYPQRRHTPGEVVFEAKHVTCWDPDNPQRKRVDDVSFTLRSGEILGIAGLVGAGRTELVSAIFGSYEGQYEAEVWYQGRRWDTGSPLKSIRAGLAMVPEDRKHHGIVPDLSVGQNMTMAVLQQFSHGTRIDQDEELKVIREEIGRLKLKTASPFLPITGLSGGNQQKAVLSKLLLTRPKVLILDEPTRGVDVGAKFEIYQLMLNLASEGIPIIMVSSELQEVLGVSDRVLVIGEGQLRGDFVNDNLTQETLLAAALAQPLH, from the coding sequence ATGAGCGATTACCTTCTCGAGATGCGCGGCATCGTCAAGCAGTTCGACGGTGTGCGCGCACTGAATGGCATCGACATCAAGGTGAAGGCCGGCGAATGCGTCGGCCTGTGCGGAGAAAATGGCGCCGGTAAATCCACGCTGATGAAGGTGCTGTCCGGGGTCTACCCGCACGGTACCTACGACGGCGGGATCTACTGGGACGGCGCGCCTTTGCAAGCCACCTCGATCCGTGAAACGGAAGCCGCCGGCATCGTCATCATCCACCAGGAACTGATGCTCGTGCCGGAACTGTCGGTGACGGAAAATATCTTCCTCGGCAACGAGATCACCCTGCCCGGCGGGCGCCTCGACTACGACACGATGAACCGCCGCGCCAACGAACTGCTGGCCGAGCTGAACATCCGCGACGTGAACGTGGTGCTGCCCGTGAAGCAGTACGGCGGCGGCCACCAGCAGCTGATCGAGATCGCCAAGGCCCTGAACAAGAATGCCCGGCTGCTGATCCTGGATGAACCGTCGTCGTCGCTGACAACGTCGGAGATCCGCATCCTGCTCGACATCATCCACCAGCTGAAAGCCAAGGGTGTCACCTGCATCTACATCTCGCACAAGCTCGACGAGATCGCGGCGATCTGCGACACCATCGTGACGATCCGCGACGGCCAGCACATCGCCACCACGCCGATGGTCGACATGAGCGTGGAAAAGATCATCGCGCAGATGGTCGGGCGCGAGATGAACCAGCTGTACCCGCAGCGGCGGCACACGCCGGGCGAGGTGGTGTTCGAGGCGAAGCACGTGACGTGCTGGGACCCGGACAACCCGCAGCGAAAGCGCGTGGACGACGTGTCGTTCACCTTGCGCAGCGGCGAGATCCTCGGCATCGCGGGCCTGGTGGGCGCCGGGCGCACGGAACTCGTGTCGGCGATCTTCGGCTCGTATGAAGGCCAGTACGAGGCCGAGGTGTGGTACCAGGGCAGGCGCTGGGATACCGGCTCGCCGCTGAAATCGATCCGCGCCGGGCTGGCGATGGTGCCGGAAGACCGCAAGCACCATGGCATCGTGCCCGACCTGTCGGTGGGCCAGAACATGACGATGGCCGTGCTGCAGCAGTTCTCGCATGGCACGCGCATCGACCAGGACGAAGAGCTGAAAGTGATCCGGGAAGAGATCGGCCGGCTGAAGCTGAAGACGGCCAGCCCGTTCCTGCCGATTACCGGGCTGTCCGGCGGCAACCAGCAGAAGGCCGTGCTGTCGAAACTGCTGCTCACCAGGCCGAAGGTGCTGATCCTCGACGAACCCACGCGCGGCGTGGACGTGGGCGCCAAGTTCGAGATCTACCAGCTGATGCTGAACCTGGCCAGCGAGGGTATCCCGATCATCATGGTGTCGTCCGAACTGCAGGAAGTGCTGGGCGTTTCCGACCGCGTGCTGGTGATCGGCGAGGGACAGTTGCGCGGCGATTTCGTCAACGACAACCTCACGCAGGAAACCCTGCTGGCCGCCGCCCTGGCACAACCGCTGCACTGA
- a CDS encoding sugar ABC transporter permease — protein sequence MKSNQFKKLFTQYKMLALLVAIVLIWGFFTWMTEGGFLTPRNMSNLMRQMAVTGILACGMSLVIIAGEIDLSVGSLLGLLGGVAAVLDVTHGMGLPVNMIAVLCFGLLIGLFNGYLTAYLHIPSFIVGLGGMLAYRGILLGVTDGVTIAPVSEEFVYIGQGYLPPQWGVVLGVTLFVIAIALTFRQRKSRAHHGLEQVPPWRDGLRLGIIAAVLFGFVTTLNSYEGIPLPVLLLLALLGIFTYMTTQTVFGRRIYAVGSNMEATRLSGINVKAVKLWIFGIMGLMCALAGLINTARLAAGAPSAGTSAELDAIAACFIGGTSMRGGSGTVYGALIGALVMASLDNGMSMLDVDTYWQMIVKGGILTLAVWVDVATRTGKR from the coding sequence ATGAAAAGCAATCAATTCAAAAAGCTGTTCACGCAGTACAAGATGCTGGCCCTGCTGGTCGCAATCGTGCTGATCTGGGGCTTCTTCACGTGGATGACGGAGGGCGGCTTCCTCACGCCGCGCAATATGTCGAACCTGATGCGGCAGATGGCCGTGACGGGCATCCTGGCCTGCGGCATGTCGCTGGTGATCATCGCCGGCGAGATCGACCTGTCGGTGGGCTCGCTGCTTGGCCTGCTGGGCGGCGTGGCGGCCGTGCTGGACGTCACGCACGGCATGGGACTGCCCGTCAACATGATCGCGGTACTCTGTTTCGGCCTGCTTATTGGGCTATTTAACGGCTACCTGACGGCCTACCTGCACATCCCCTCGTTCATCGTCGGCCTGGGCGGCATGCTGGCCTACCGCGGCATCCTGCTGGGCGTGACCGATGGCGTGACGATCGCGCCCGTGTCCGAGGAATTCGTCTACATCGGCCAGGGCTACCTGCCGCCGCAATGGGGCGTCGTGCTGGGCGTGACGCTGTTCGTGATCGCCATCGCGCTGACGTTCCGGCAGCGCAAGAGCCGCGCGCACCACGGCCTGGAACAGGTGCCGCCATGGCGCGACGGCCTTCGCCTGGGCATCATCGCCGCCGTGCTGTTCGGCTTCGTGACCACGCTGAACAGCTATGAAGGCATCCCGCTGCCGGTGCTGCTGCTGCTCGCCCTGCTGGGCATCTTCACCTACATGACCACGCAGACCGTGTTCGGCCGCCGCATCTACGCGGTGGGCTCGAACATGGAAGCGACGCGCCTTTCCGGCATCAACGTGAAAGCCGTCAAGCTGTGGATCTTCGGGATCATGGGGCTGATGTGCGCGCTGGCGGGCCTGATCAACACGGCCCGCCTGGCGGCCGGCGCTCCATCGGCCGGCACGTCCGCCGAACTGGACGCGATCGCCGCCTGCTTCATCGGCGGCACGTCGATGCGCGGCGGTTCCGGCACCGTGTACGGCGCGCTGATCGGCGCGCTGGTGATGGCCAGCCTGGACAACGGCATGTCGATGCTGGACGTCGACACCTACTGGCAGATGATCGTCAAGGGCGGCATCCTCACGCTGGCCGTGTGGGTCGACGTGGCGACGCGGACGGGCAAGCGCTGA